The Chitinophaga pinensis DSM 2588 region ACCGGAAAAATATTATGCAGAAATTACAACTGAAAAGTCCGGCTGCGCTCACTCGTTTTCTCCTGGAAAAAGGGCTGTAACCGGTAGCCACAGTACCTGCCATGTCATTCTGTCATTTTCGGATTTTATTGCTTAGTTTTGCTTTCCTAAAATTACTTGAAAAGGATGCTGGAACAGGTTACAAAAGTGCATGACGAAAGTCGCCAGGGCGAGGCTTACGCGCCTGTGGCCGGAGAATCACAGACTTATACAAAAAAATTCTATATAGAGAGCTATGGTTGCCAGATGAACTTCAACGATAGTGAGATCGTGGCATCCATTCTGAAAGAAGAAGGCTTCGGTCCTACCCGTAACGTGGAGGAAGCGAGCCTGGTATTATTAAATACCTGTTCGATCCGCGAAAAAGCGGAGACGACTGTACGCAAACGCTTAACAGAATTCCGTAAAATAAAACAGCGTAACCCGGAACTCCTGGTGGGAGTATTGGGCTGTATGGCTGAACGACTGAAGGCCAAACTGCTGGAAGAGGAAAAACTGGTAGACATGGTAGTAGGTCCTGATGCCTACAGAACATTACCGGCCCTCATTGAAGAAGCAGAAACCGGTCAGAAAGCCGTGAACGTACTGCTCAGCCGCGAGGAGACTTACGGCGATATCAGTCCGGTAAGACTGGACAGTAATGGCGTTACTGCCTTCGTATCCATTATGCGTGGCTGTAACAACATGTGTTCCTTCTGTGTAGTACCGTTTACCCGCGGCCGTGAACGCAGCAGGGACAAAGCGTCTATTCTCCAGGAAGCAACCGACATGTTCAACAGAGGCTACCGCGAGGTAACACTGTTGGGGCAGAACGTGGATTCCTACTACTGGGTAAGCCCGGACAATGACAATGATATCACCACCTTCGCCAATCTGCTGGAAGCAGTTGCCCTGATCAGTCCACTGCTCAGAGTACGCTTCAGTACCTCTCATCCGAAAGACATTACCGATGATGTGCTGTACACCATGGCGAAATACGAGAACATCTGCAAATACATTCACCTGCCGATGCAGAGTGGAAGTACCCGCATACTGCAACTGATGAACCGTACTTACACCAGGGAATGGTACATCAAAAAGGTTGACCGCATCCGCGAAATACTGCCAGGTTGTGCATTGTCCACCGACGTGATCACCGGCTTCTGTACAGAAACAGAAGAAGATCACCAGGATACCATGACATTGATGGATTATGGCCAATACGACCTCGCCTATATGTTCTTCTATTCCGAACGTCCCGGTACACTGGCTGCACGCCGTTACCAGGATGACGTGCCGGAAGAAGTGAAGAAACGGAGGCTGTCAGAAATAGTGGACCTGCATCGCGCACAATCACTGAAAAGTATGCAGCAGGATGTTGGTAAAACGTTTAAAGTGCTGATCGAAGGCGTTTCAAAACGTTCCGAAGATCAACTTTTTGGCAGAACAGATCATAATAAGGTAGTGGTATTCCCGAAAGAGGATTTCCGTAAAGGGGAATATATCTGGGTGAAGGTAGAGGATTGTACTGCCGGCACTTTACTGGGAACTTCGACAGGGCGAGCTTAAAAGACAAATTAATTGGATCACAGCACCATTTACGGACTCCACAGTCTGTAAATGGGTAAATTGAGGATGATATGGATAATAACATTCAGTCCATTAAAAACAGGTTTGGCATTATAGGAAACTCACCAGCATTGAATTATGCGCTGCAGGTAGCAGCGCAGGTGTCCAATACGGACCTGACAGTGTTGATAAACGGAGAAAGTGGCGTTGGTAAAGAGGCGTTTTCAAATGTTATCCATTCATTGAGTGCCCGTAAACATAACCCTTTCATCGCCGTTAACTGCGGCGCCATTCCTGAAGGGACTATTGACTCAGAACTTTTCGGCCATGAAAAAGGCTCCTTTACAGGAGCCGTTGACAGCCGTAAGGGATATTTCGAAACCGTGAACGGTGGTACCATCTTCCTCGACGAGATCGGAGAAATGCCGCTGGGCACACAGGCCCGCCTGCTGCGCGTACTGGAAACAGGCGAGTTTATCAGGGTGGGTTCTTCCAAAGTACAGAAGACAGACGTACGTGTTGTGGCAGCAACCAACAGAGACCTGCTGGAACATACACAACAGGGTAAGTTCAGGGAAGACCTGTATTACCGCCTGAACACCGTACCTATCCGCGTACCAGCCCTCAGAGACAGGAAAGAAGATATTATACTCCTGTTCCGTAAATTCTGTGTAGACTTTGCTGAACGTTATAAAACGCCTGCCATCCAGCTGGATGAAGAAGCGCGTAATATACTGATCAACTATACATGGAGAGGTAACGTACGTGAACTCAAGAATATGGCGGAGCAGATCTCCGTACTGGCACAGGATAAACTGGTCAATGCACAGGAACTCAGACGTTTCCTGCCAGATATACCAGAGCCTTCCCGCCTGCCGATGATCGCAGCGCCACAAGGCAAGAGCAACGGCGACTTTGCCAGCGAAAGGGATATCCTGTACAAACTCTTCTTCGACATGAAGAAAGATGTAACAGAACTGAAGAAGATGTTCTTCGACATCCTTCAGAACCCTGCGATGGCACATTCCGGCAACTTCCAGGATAGCCATGTACTGCATAGTTTCCATCCGCAGCCGGAAGTAACATCGACCGCAGTACCGGTGCCAACCGCTATCTCGTCTCCACAACCTATTATTTTACAACAGGATAACAACAAGATAGATCACCACGAAGAAGTAGAGGAAACTTTATCCATTGCCGACAAAGAGAAAGAACTGATCGTCAAAGCCCTGAAAAAACACAAGGGTAAAAGGAAAGACGCAGCGCTGGACCTGGGCATTTCCGAAAGAACACTGTACAGGAAATTAAAAGAATACAACATTAACGAATAAGATGTCTGTCCGCCGGCGGCGGACAGACTTAATTTTTTTACGATGATCAGATTACTTCAGGGGATAGTTACCATCAGCTTATTGCTTGTACTGGGCGGATGTTCCGTTCATTATTCCGCTACCGGCGCCAGTATCGAACCAGGCGCAAAGACCGTCAACGTAAGATTTATTGAAAACAGGGCGCCGATCAATAACCCGACTTTGAGTCAGAACCTGACTGAGCGACTACGTACCAAAGTACAATCCCAGACCAGCCTGGTACAGATCAATGAAGAAGGAGCAGATTATGAGTTCAAGGGCTCGGTAACCGGTTACTCCTTCAGTAACGCCGCAGTAACGAATGTGGATCAGGCAGCTACCTCCAGGCTGACGGTGACCGTAAACATTACCTTTGTAAAAAGAATCGGCGACAAAAAAGGCTATTCGCAGTCATTTACCCGCTCTGCCGATTTCTCGGCTTCACAGCTGCCGACGACGGTAGAAAACGGGTTGCTTGAGAACAATATTCTGCCGCAGATTGTGGATGATATTTTCAACAAAGCATTCGCTAACTGGTAAGTATTACAAAAACTTTCGTATTTAACTTTTTTTCATACTTTAGCAGCATGACCGCAAATAGGATCGTCCAACACATATTCCAACAACCTGATATCAGGCAGGTTGATGAGTCGGCCCTTGAAAGGCTGGTATCCTCTTATCCGTATTTTACGGCTGCCCGCCTGCTGCTGGCGCG contains the following coding sequences:
- the miaB gene encoding tRNA (N6-isopentenyl adenosine(37)-C2)-methylthiotransferase MiaB, whose translation is MLEQVTKVHDESRQGEAYAPVAGESQTYTKKFYIESYGCQMNFNDSEIVASILKEEGFGPTRNVEEASLVLLNTCSIREKAETTVRKRLTEFRKIKQRNPELLVGVLGCMAERLKAKLLEEEKLVDMVVGPDAYRTLPALIEEAETGQKAVNVLLSREETYGDISPVRLDSNGVTAFVSIMRGCNNMCSFCVVPFTRGRERSRDKASILQEATDMFNRGYREVTLLGQNVDSYYWVSPDNDNDITTFANLLEAVALISPLLRVRFSTSHPKDITDDVLYTMAKYENICKYIHLPMQSGSTRILQLMNRTYTREWYIKKVDRIREILPGCALSTDVITGFCTETEEDHQDTMTLMDYGQYDLAYMFFYSERPGTLAARRYQDDVPEEVKKRRLSEIVDLHRAQSLKSMQQDVGKTFKVLIEGVSKRSEDQLFGRTDHNKVVVFPKEDFRKGEYIWVKVEDCTAGTLLGTSTGRA
- a CDS encoding sigma-54 interaction domain-containing protein, which produces MDNNIQSIKNRFGIIGNSPALNYALQVAAQVSNTDLTVLINGESGVGKEAFSNVIHSLSARKHNPFIAVNCGAIPEGTIDSELFGHEKGSFTGAVDSRKGYFETVNGGTIFLDEIGEMPLGTQARLLRVLETGEFIRVGSSKVQKTDVRVVAATNRDLLEHTQQGKFREDLYYRLNTVPIRVPALRDRKEDIILLFRKFCVDFAERYKTPAIQLDEEARNILINYTWRGNVRELKNMAEQISVLAQDKLVNAQELRRFLPDIPEPSRLPMIAAPQGKSNGDFASERDILYKLFFDMKKDVTELKKMFFDILQNPAMAHSGNFQDSHVLHSFHPQPEVTSTAVPVPTAISSPQPIILQQDNNKIDHHEEVEETLSIADKEKELIVKALKKHKGKRKDAALDLGISERTLYRKLKEYNINE
- a CDS encoding LptE family protein, yielding MIRLLQGIVTISLLLVLGGCSVHYSATGASIEPGAKTVNVRFIENRAPINNPTLSQNLTERLRTKVQSQTSLVQINEEGADYEFKGSVTGYSFSNAAVTNVDQAATSRLTVTVNITFVKRIGDKKGYSQSFTRSADFSASQLPTTVENGLLENNILPQIVDDIFNKAFANW